The following coding sequences lie in one Thermosulfuriphilus ammonigenes genomic window:
- the pyk gene encoding pyruvate kinase, translating into MKLPRQKTKIVATIGPASDSVKTIKKMIREGMNIARINLAHGDKESHRRTIQRIREAARAAGGEVTIMADLPGPKLRIGRLAKEPLQLEKGEEVILSTGPATGYRKVIPVDFAELPRVVRPGKTIFLNDGFVQLRVEKVQGAEVHCRVVVGGSLRSHKGINIPGVDLGISAVTQQDLELLSFALKEAVEAISVSFVEKPEDIQQVRQFAQDLGYQPFIIAKIERAAAVKNIASILSVADGIMVARGDLGVEMPIEEIAVVQKRLIHLANQAAKPVITATQMLESMTENSRPTRAEVTDVTNAILDGTDCLMLSEETATGNYPVEAVAMMARIARAAEAASNRLPLWREHFEPPVGKKVAVEDIIALDIYLTVNRLPASLVITPTESGATARRVARFRLPVWIAAFTPSLATCRQLQFSYGVLAIQVTSRPQSWRRLAQSWAQRAGFRRGYAVIVQGPSPDHPQAPHRLEILDLTHKELETLSES; encoded by the coding sequence ATGAAACTTCCCCGTCAGAAAACCAAGATAGTGGCCACCATAGGCCCGGCTTCAGATTCTGTAAAGACCATCAAGAAGATGATTCGCGAGGGGATGAATATCGCCCGTATCAACCTGGCCCACGGAGATAAAGAAAGTCATCGGAGGACCATCCAAAGGATTCGGGAGGCCGCCCGGGCTGCGGGAGGAGAGGTGACCATTATGGCCGATCTTCCCGGCCCCAAGCTTCGAATCGGACGCCTGGCAAAGGAACCACTTCAACTGGAAAAAGGAGAAGAGGTTATTCTCAGCACCGGCCCGGCAACCGGCTACAGGAAAGTCATTCCGGTAGATTTCGCCGAACTTCCCCGGGTCGTTCGTCCGGGAAAGACCATCTTCTTAAACGACGGCTTTGTCCAGCTGCGGGTGGAAAAAGTCCAAGGGGCGGAAGTCCACTGCCGGGTCGTTGTCGGTGGATCTCTTCGCTCCCACAAGGGAATAAACATTCCCGGAGTGGATCTGGGCATAAGTGCTGTTACCCAACAGGACCTGGAGCTCCTATCTTTTGCCCTAAAAGAAGCCGTTGAGGCCATCAGCGTCTCCTTTGTCGAAAAGCCAGAAGACATCCAACAGGTACGCCAATTTGCCCAAGATCTGGGTTATCAGCCCTTCATCATTGCCAAAATAGAACGGGCCGCGGCGGTAAAAAACATAGCCTCCATCCTCTCAGTGGCTGACGGTATTATGGTGGCCCGGGGTGATCTAGGGGTAGAGATGCCCATTGAGGAGATTGCCGTGGTCCAGAAGAGATTAATCCACCTGGCCAACCAGGCAGCCAAGCCGGTAATCACCGCCACCCAGATGCTGGAGTCCATGACCGAAAACAGTCGCCCCACCAGGGCTGAAGTAACCGACGTAACTAATGCTATCCTGGATGGCACGGACTGCCTGATGTTATCAGAGGAGACGGCTACCGGAAACTACCCGGTGGAAGCAGTAGCCATGATGGCCCGAATCGCCAGGGCCGCCGAGGCGGCTTCAAATAGGCTCCCACTGTGGAGGGAGCACTTTGAGCCTCCTGTGGGCAAAAAGGTTGCCGTGGAGGACATCATTGCCCTGGATATCTACCTTACTGTAAACCGCCTCCCGGCCAGCCTGGTCATCACCCCCACCGAAAGCGGAGCCACCGCCCGGCGGGTGGCCCGGTTCAGGCTTCCAGTCTGGATAGCCGCCTTTACCCCCTCGCTGGCTACCTGCCGTCAACTTCAGTTTAGCTACGGCGTCCTGGCCATTCAGGTAACCTCTCGTCCCCAAAGCTGGCGCCGCCTGGCCCAAAGCTGGGCCCAGAGGGCCGGATTCCGTCGGGGATACGCCGTTATTGTCCAGGGGCCATCACCGGATCACCCTCAGGCCCCCCATCGCCTGGAAATATTAGACTTGACCCACAAGGAGCTTGAAACCCTCTCAGAGAGCTGA
- a CDS encoding cation:proton antiporter: MSAHILTGLTAIVALGVAAQWLSWRFHLPSILILLGAGLLAGPGLGLLNPDDLFKDTLLPLVSLSVAVILFEGGLTLRLPEIRQTARVIGRLVTLGVFISWVVVSLAALILLGFSPSVALLLGAILVVTGPTVIQPLLKHIRPTAEVASVIKWEGIIIDPVGAMLAVLVFQAAAAAGAKAATWGAMLGVAKTILLGGSVGAACAAALVVILRRYWVPDFLENALILMMVLLAFVLSNYLQPESGLLAVTIMGIFLANQGAVSIRHIIEFKENLRILLISGLFIILSARLNLDDLLKITPQRALFLAVVVLVARPVSVFISTIFSPLSWRERAFMAFMAPRGIVAAAVASIFSLELQHIGQPQGALLAPVVFQVIAVTVAIYGLLAPWVARALKVVQPDPQGVLLVGAHAFSRQLALAVEEEGFKTLLVDTNWANIVEARRLGLPTFYSSILSGCVLDEIGLEGIGRLFALTSNDEVNSLAVIHFVDTFGRSEVYQLPPEGRGFGCPEPVSINLRGRILFGPQATYSRIMARIRAGAKIRKTRVEKGFRLPEEAWPLLLVTEGRKLRVFTADSRLEPRPGQTVIWLEKPPQSSSGPQERSEGGARPPFPPRQDTHPQG; the protein is encoded by the coding sequence TTGAGTGCTCATATCCTCACCGGTCTTACGGCCATTGTTGCCTTAGGGGTGGCCGCTCAGTGGCTTTCCTGGCGGTTTCACCTTCCTTCTATTCTTATTCTTCTGGGGGCTGGCCTTCTGGCCGGCCCTGGCCTGGGCCTTCTTAATCCAGATGACCTCTTTAAGGACACCCTTCTGCCGCTGGTCTCCCTTTCGGTGGCCGTCATTCTCTTTGAGGGGGGGCTGACCCTCCGACTTCCTGAAATCCGCCAGACGGCCAGGGTGATAGGTCGCCTGGTCACCTTGGGGGTTTTCATCTCCTGGGTGGTGGTTTCCCTGGCAGCCCTCATTCTTCTAGGCTTTTCTCCTTCTGTCGCCCTTTTGTTGGGGGCCATCTTGGTGGTTACGGGCCCTACAGTAATCCAACCCTTGCTTAAACATATTCGGCCCACCGCCGAGGTAGCCTCGGTGATCAAGTGGGAGGGCATCATTATTGACCCGGTGGGAGCGATGTTGGCGGTGCTTGTCTTTCAAGCCGCCGCTGCGGCCGGGGCCAAGGCCGCCACCTGGGGGGCTATGCTGGGAGTGGCTAAGACCATTCTCCTCGGAGGCTCAGTGGGGGCGGCCTGTGCCGCAGCCCTGGTGGTCATCCTGCGCCGCTACTGGGTGCCGGATTTTCTAGAAAACGCCCTCATCTTGATGATGGTCCTTCTGGCCTTTGTCCTCTCTAATTACCTCCAGCCGGAGTCAGGGCTTCTGGCGGTGACCATCATGGGTATCTTTTTGGCCAATCAGGGGGCGGTTAGTATCCGCCATATAATTGAATTCAAAGAAAACTTAAGGATTCTTCTTATATCTGGCCTTTTTATTATTCTTTCGGCCCGCTTGAACTTGGACGACCTGCTCAAAATCACTCCCCAGAGGGCCCTCTTTTTGGCCGTAGTGGTCCTGGTGGCCCGTCCCGTGTCGGTCTTTATCTCTACCATCTTTTCGCCCCTTTCTTGGCGGGAGAGGGCCTTTATGGCCTTTATGGCCCCCCGGGGGATTGTGGCCGCCGCTGTCGCCTCTATCTTCTCTCTGGAGCTCCAGCACATCGGTCAGCCCCAGGGGGCCCTCCTGGCCCCGGTGGTCTTTCAGGTGATCGCGGTCACCGTGGCCATTTATGGGCTTCTGGCCCCTTGGGTGGCCCGAGCCCTTAAGGTGGTCCAGCCCGATCCTCAGGGGGTCCTTTTGGTGGGGGCCCATGCCTTCTCCAGGCAGTTGGCCCTGGCCGTCGAGGAGGAGGGTTTCAAAACCCTCCTGGTGGATACTAACTGGGCCAATATTGTTGAGGCCCGCCGCCTGGGGCTCCCTACCTTCTACAGCAGTATTCTCTCGGGCTGTGTTCTAGACGAGATCGGTCTTGAAGGTATCGGTCGGCTTTTCGCCTTAACCTCAAACGATGAGGTTAACTCCCTGGCGGTCATTCACTTTGTCGATACCTTTGGTCGATCTGAGGTCTATCAGCTTCCTCCAGAAGGCCGCGGTTTTGGCTGCCCCGAGCCGGTATCTATTAACCTCAGGGGCAGAATTCTGTTTGGTCCCCAGGCGACCTATTCGCGAATCATGGCCCGAATAAGGGCTGGGGCCAAGATAAGAAAGACCAGGGTGGAGAAGGGCTTCCGCCTTCCGGAAGAGGCCTGGCCTCTTTTGTTGGTCACCGAGGGACGCAAGTTACGGGTCTTTACCGCCGACTCTCGTCTGGAGCCCAGGCCAGGCCAGACTGTTATCTGGCTGGAGAAGCCCCCTCAGAGTAGCTCCGGGCCACAAGAAAGGTCTGAAGGTGGAGCTCGACCACCTTTTCCACCTCGGCAGGATACCCACCCCCAAGGGTAA
- a CDS encoding FmdB family zinc ribbon protein — translation MPIYEFCCLECGEVFETLQRLGDSPPVCPLCQSGRVEKLISAPGAVIDRGASVRQRETSILRRAGEYLRDGKVAEARRFLKEAQEHVRTDSIKRLSDRLQQQPRGGYLVSKPAAVITKKKS, via the coding sequence ATGCCCATATATGAGTTTTGCTGTCTGGAGTGCGGGGAAGTCTTTGAGACCTTGCAGCGCCTAGGGGATTCACCCCCTGTCTGTCCTCTCTGTCAATCAGGGCGGGTAGAAAAACTGATCTCCGCCCCGGGAGCCGTCATTGACCGGGGGGCTTCCGTCAGACAACGAGAAACAAGCATCCTGAGGAGGGCTGGAGAATACCTCCGGGACGGAAAAGTCGCTGAGGCCCGACGTTTTCTCAAGGAGGCCCAGGAACACGTGCGCACCGACTCCATAAAACGTCTTTCGGATCGCCTCCAGCAACAGCCTCGGGGAGGCTACCTGGTCTCAAAACCGGCAGCCGTGATCACCAAGAAGAAGTCTTAA
- a CDS encoding methyl-accepting chemotaxis protein: MDSWRRLPLTVKLLLGTVIVVVASVAGLVAFSTYQHWQTILEGYRLSARQLVIQAENVRKHVAKAHEKGIYRKYVEGLKQEALAARKQGDEKRLREIAEKFVDIVPVINAIRVLDQGAKEGGYILRVPKFQPRNPANAPDPVEARVLKSLMAGEKEEIVIRGDYPDPTTGRLRPALRYFRPIRLTQDCLICHGDPQRSYELWGNRDGLDLTGARMEGWKAGEVHGAFEIIYFLDGAIAALKKNALIMAVGTLVAIFLIALLVHFIVSRIVGRPIGQFILAAEKIADGDLSVTFTTRSRDEIGRLAQALEKMKEGLRRLIGLIFKETQTLGDEAQRFKETGNLLSQEARTMRDRAESMVEGIQNIAHQVEEIAGAAEQMSEAVREVTQNIIKTTEITRGARERAEEASQVIHRLGEGSQRIGEVVKVINEISEQTNLLALNATIEAARAGEAGKGFAVVANEVKELARQTAKATEEIAEIVSRIQTDTEAAVSAINNISQTVGEIDDISNSIAGAAEEQSVTINEITQNIRETADSSSKVKEGALSMNQTVAKVSQVAEETREASERLNELAKNLTQAVEKFKT, from the coding sequence ATGGACTCCTGGCGTCGTCTTCCCCTTACGGTCAAACTGCTACTAGGAACCGTTATCGTTGTGGTCGCCTCGGTGGCAGGTTTGGTGGCCTTCTCTACCTATCAGCACTGGCAAACCATTCTTGAGGGATACCGACTCTCAGCCAGACAACTGGTCATCCAGGCCGAAAATGTCCGCAAGCACGTGGCCAAGGCCCATGAAAAGGGCATCTACCGGAAGTACGTTGAGGGCCTCAAGCAGGAGGCCCTGGCCGCCCGAAAGCAGGGTGATGAGAAGCGCCTCCGGGAAATCGCTGAGAAATTTGTCGATATCGTTCCGGTAATAAATGCCATCCGGGTGCTGGATCAGGGGGCCAAGGAAGGAGGATACATCCTTCGGGTGCCTAAATTTCAGCCCCGCAATCCCGCCAACGCCCCTGACCCTGTAGAGGCCAGGGTTCTCAAGAGCCTTATGGCCGGAGAAAAGGAAGAAATAGTCATTCGGGGGGATTATCCCGACCCCACCACTGGAAGGCTGAGGCCGGCGTTGCGATATTTTCGCCCCATTCGTCTTACTCAAGACTGCCTTATCTGCCACGGAGATCCACAGCGTTCCTATGAGCTCTGGGGGAACAGAGATGGTCTTGATCTCACCGGGGCCCGGATGGAGGGCTGGAAGGCCGGGGAGGTCCACGGGGCCTTTGAGATCATATACTTTCTTGACGGGGCCATAGCGGCCCTGAAGAAGAATGCCCTAATTATGGCCGTCGGAACCCTGGTGGCTATCTTCCTCATTGCCCTCCTTGTCCATTTTATAGTTTCTCGAATTGTAGGTCGTCCTATAGGCCAGTTTATCTTGGCCGCCGAGAAAATCGCCGATGGTGACTTAAGCGTGACCTTTACCACCAGAAGCCGGGATGAAATCGGACGCCTGGCCCAGGCCCTTGAGAAAATGAAAGAGGGCCTCCGGCGGCTGATTGGCCTTATCTTTAAGGAAACCCAGACCCTGGGAGACGAGGCCCAGAGGTTCAAAGAAACGGGCAATCTTTTGAGTCAAGAGGCCCGCACCATGAGGGATCGGGCCGAATCAATGGTTGAGGGGATCCAGAACATCGCCCACCAGGTAGAGGAAATTGCCGGAGCCGCTGAACAGATGAGCGAGGCCGTCCGGGAAGTGACTCAAAACATCATTAAAACCACGGAGATCACCCGAGGCGCCAGGGAAAGGGCCGAAGAGGCCAGCCAGGTCATCCATCGCCTGGGGGAAGGGAGCCAGAGGATTGGCGAAGTGGTTAAGGTGATCAACGAGATCTCCGAACAGACCAATCTTCTGGCCTTAAACGCCACCATTGAGGCCGCCCGGGCCGGGGAGGCCGGCAAGGGCTTTGCCGTGGTGGCCAATGAAGTCAAGGAGCTGGCCCGTCAGACGGCCAAGGCTACCGAGGAGATAGCCGAGATCGTCTCCAGAATCCAGACAGACACCGAGGCTGCTGTTTCGGCCATCAATAACATCAGCCAGACCGTAGGCGAGATAGACGATATCTCTAACTCCATCGCCGGAGCCGCCGAAGAACAGAGCGTAACGATAAATGAGATCACCCAGAATATCCGGGAGACGGCCGATTCGAGTAGCAAGGTCAAGGAGGGGGCCCTTTCTATGAACCAGACCGTAGCCAAAGTTTCCCAGGTGGCTGAAGAGACTCGAGAGGCCTCAGAGAGGCTAAATGAGCTGGCCAAGAATCTGACTCAGGCCGTTGAAAAGTTTAAGACCTGA
- a CDS encoding DUF481 domain-containing protein codes for MILILIVGLLFLGVAPAAGVELHLKNGDRLTGEILKEESGVVILATPYGTLRIPKEDILPAKSLPPAASPKEPWRIRVSVGLEHDSGNTDYQSYRAMVAAKKKWPRGRLETDVFYEYALSEGATDKDRLRGDFFYDYSLAPRLSFFTKDLFEVDKEADLDLRLQGGTGLSYYLYGPDESHLQLLFGLSFDYEDYRRKGAYLVTRALLGLKGAKRLAQLNLEAEATYQPKFSQPEDYQFEGKVRLGLPLLKNLQFSLRLEDLYRSRVPEGTEKNDLKILSTLDWLFEW; via the coding sequence ATGATCCTGATTCTTATCGTGGGCCTGTTGTTTTTGGGGGTGGCTCCTGCCGCAGGGGTTGAGCTTCATCTCAAAAATGGAGATCGCCTGACGGGTGAAATCCTCAAAGAGGAATCGGGGGTAGTCATCCTGGCCACCCCCTACGGAACTCTCCGGATTCCCAAGGAGGATATCCTGCCGGCCAAGTCTTTACCCCCGGCCGCTTCACCTAAAGAACCCTGGAGGATTAGAGTTTCTGTGGGCCTTGAGCATGATTCAGGGAACACAGATTATCAAAGCTATCGGGCCATGGTGGCGGCGAAAAAGAAGTGGCCCCGGGGGCGTCTGGAGACAGATGTTTTCTATGAATACGCCCTCTCTGAAGGGGCGACAGACAAGGATAGGCTCCGGGGAGATTTCTTTTATGATTATTCTTTGGCCCCTCGGCTCTCCTTCTTTACCAAAGATCTCTTTGAGGTGGACAAGGAGGCCGATCTTGACCTCAGACTCCAGGGAGGAACAGGCCTTAGCTACTATCTTTACGGTCCTGATGAAAGCCATCTCCAACTCCTGTTTGGACTCAGCTTTGACTATGAGGACTACCGACGAAAAGGGGCCTATCTGGTCACCAGAGCCCTTTTAGGGCTCAAGGGGGCTAAACGACTGGCCCAGCTAAACCTTGAGGCTGAGGCCACCTATCAACCCAAATTTAGCCAGCCAGAGGACTATCAGTTTGAAGGCAAGGTCCGCCTGGGGCTGCCTCTTCTCAAAAACCTCCAGTTCTCCCTGCGTCTGGAAGATCTCTATCGTAGTCGGGTTCCTGAGGGGACAGAGAAGAACGATCTCAAAATCCTATCTACCCTGGACTGGCTTTTTGAATGGTGA
- a CDS encoding DUF3786 domain-containing protein, with protein MPTALEIFKALPRTNCGQCGFPTCLAFATALASGATLPERCPFFEVSRFPELASTREPHDQVLAILEHVRAEVARLDLSQVAPLVGGEMKEGWLCLSYLGEEVCLGREAVRVSSGLELDPRDQILLYNYLRFARGTPLSHHFVGLEAFPNSVAKVATLKRYAEDLLAQRFAGAPGVLKKALRALGARDWPEGQADISAILPALPRVPLVILFWDEDQEEGFSAQVKILFDQVALDYLDLESLVFLAERAAERLTGS; from the coding sequence ATGCCTACGGCCTTAGAGATATTCAAAGCCTTGCCCCGCACCAATTGCGGCCAGTGTGGTTTCCCTACCTGTTTGGCCTTTGCCACCGCTCTGGCCTCGGGAGCCACTTTGCCAGAGAGGTGCCCCTTCTTTGAGGTGAGCCGGTTTCCAGAATTGGCCTCGACCAGGGAGCCCCACGACCAGGTCCTGGCCATTCTGGAGCATGTCCGGGCTGAAGTGGCCCGCCTTGACCTCTCACAGGTGGCTCCTCTGGTTGGAGGGGAGATGAAGGAAGGCTGGCTTTGTCTTTCCTATCTGGGAGAAGAGGTCTGCCTGGGCAGGGAAGCTGTCCGGGTTTCCTCCGGTCTGGAGCTTGACCCCCGGGATCAGATCCTTCTCTACAATTATCTTCGTTTTGCCCGGGGAACGCCCCTCTCGCATCATTTCGTGGGCCTTGAGGCCTTCCCCAACTCGGTGGCAAAAGTAGCCACCCTTAAGCGCTATGCCGAAGATCTCCTGGCCCAAAGATTTGCCGGGGCTCCCGGGGTTCTTAAAAAGGCCCTTCGGGCCCTGGGGGCTAGAGACTGGCCTGAGGGGCAAGCTGATATCTCCGCCATCCTTCCGGCCCTTCCCCGGGTGCCTCTGGTGATTCTCTTCTGGGATGAAGATCAGGAAGAGGGATTCTCTGCTCAGGTCAAAATTCTCTTTGATCAGGTGGCCCTCGATTACCTTGACCTTGAGTCCCTGGTCTTTCTGGCCGAAAGGGCCGCCGAGAGGTTGACTGGTTCTTAA
- the xth gene encoding exodeoxyribonuclease III, producing the protein MAGIKLATWNVNSVRMRKDHLLRWLEVQRPEIVCLQETKVEDQDFPFEDLKRAGYFAAHAGGKGRNGVAIISREEPGDVVVGFPQTEDPEAAERIIAATVLGIRVISVYIPNGGKVGSDYFLYKLEFIYRLREYLEEKHSPQEPLVLAGDFNVAPEEKDVYDPELLAGQICFHPRERSAIATLKDWGLIDALRLKHPEEGIFTWWDYQFQAFKANRGMRLDHIWITSPLAERLIDCFVDKEPRAWKRPSDHTPLVAVFR; encoded by the coding sequence ATGGCGGGGATAAAGCTGGCCACATGGAACGTAAATTCCGTTCGTATGCGCAAAGATCATCTTCTCCGGTGGCTTGAGGTCCAAAGGCCGGAGATAGTCTGTCTTCAGGAGACCAAAGTAGAAGACCAAGACTTTCCCTTTGAGGATTTAAAAAGAGCCGGCTACTTTGCCGCCCATGCCGGCGGTAAAGGAAGAAACGGGGTGGCCATTATCAGCCGCGAAGAGCCCGGTGATGTTGTGGTTGGCTTCCCCCAAACCGAAGATCCAGAGGCCGCCGAAAGAATAATCGCCGCTACTGTCTTGGGGATAAGGGTCATCTCTGTCTATATTCCCAACGGAGGCAAAGTGGGTTCAGATTATTTTCTTTACAAGCTGGAGTTCATCTATCGCCTAAGGGAGTACCTGGAAGAAAAACACAGCCCCCAAGAGCCTCTGGTCTTGGCCGGAGATTTTAACGTCGCCCCGGAGGAAAAGGATGTTTATGATCCAGAGCTCCTGGCGGGTCAGATATGTTTTCACCCCCGAGAGCGTTCGGCCATCGCCACGTTAAAGGATTGGGGGCTCATTGATGCCTTAAGGCTCAAACATCCCGAAGAGGGGATCTTTACCTGGTGGGACTATCAGTTCCAGGCCTTCAAAGCCAACCGGGGGATGCGACTTGATCATATCTGGATCACCTCACCCCTGGCAGAGAGGCTGATCGACTGTTTCGTCGATAAAGAGCCCCGGGCCTGGAAGAGGCCATCAGACCACACTCCCCTGGTGGCCGTTTTCCGTTAA
- a CDS encoding histone deacetylase family protein: protein MKIVYSQDYAMEWGEHVFPAEKYHLLYRRLLKEGLVREEDVISPPVPSWQELALIHEPEYLEELQTLRASPRTLSSEIPLNPSLIRGTRVMCGGTYLAAILALKEGIGFHLGGGLHHAYPDHAEGFCYLNDLGFALAKLKNEGQIRRAAVVDCDLHQGNGTAFIFRHDPEIFTFSIHQEFLYPFPKEQSDLDIGLAVGTGDEEYLLALEGALERVIGHSPELVIYQAGVDPYRGDLLGDLALSEEGLRRRDEMVIGHLRKAGIPVAITLGGGYPAEVEKVVELHLQTFLVARSYSEGASPAR from the coding sequence ATGAAAATCGTCTATTCTCAAGACTATGCCATGGAGTGGGGGGAACACGTCTTCCCGGCAGAAAAATACCACCTTCTCTACCGGCGTCTTTTAAAGGAAGGTCTGGTTCGGGAAGAAGACGTCATCAGCCCCCCGGTCCCCTCCTGGCAGGAGCTGGCTCTTATTCATGAGCCAGAGTATTTAGAAGAACTTCAGACCCTTCGGGCGAGCCCCAGAACTCTTTCCTCAGAGATTCCCCTCAACCCCTCTTTAATAAGGGGCACCAGAGTCATGTGTGGAGGCACATATCTGGCCGCTATTTTGGCCCTCAAAGAGGGGATAGGGTTTCATCTGGGGGGAGGGCTTCACCACGCCTACCCGGACCACGCCGAGGGTTTTTGCTACCTCAATGACCTGGGTTTTGCTTTAGCCAAGCTCAAAAATGAGGGGCAAATCCGCCGAGCCGCCGTGGTGGACTGTGATCTCCATCAGGGAAACGGCACAGCTTTCATCTTTCGGCATGATCCGGAGATCTTCACCTTCTCCATTCATCAAGAATTCTTATATCCCTTCCCCAAAGAACAGAGTGATCTAGACATCGGTCTTGCGGTGGGCACCGGTGATGAAGAGTATCTCTTGGCCCTTGAAGGGGCCCTGGAGAGGGTTATAGGGCACAGCCCGGAGCTGGTTATTTATCAGGCCGGGGTTGACCCCTACAGGGGAGATCTGCTGGGCGACCTGGCCCTTTCTGAGGAGGGGCTTAGGCGGCGGGACGAAATGGTCATCGGCCACCTACGCAAAGCAGGGATTCCCGTGGCTATTACCCTTGGGGGTGGGTATCCTGCCGAGGTGGAAAAGGTGGTCGAGCTCCACCTTCAGACCTTTCTTGTGGCCCGGAGCTACTCTGAGGGGGCTTCTCCAGCCAGATAA